In Porites lutea chromosome 9, jaPorLute2.1, whole genome shotgun sequence, a single window of DNA contains:
- the LOC140947635 gene encoding uncharacterized protein isoform X1, which produces MNTADTFKLTQNVIAILSCFIVFMTSYPFYADATHASEGRDPIEQFESNVNFSKNFIVEWKVDHDSQSVEFLLKVTIDDKGWVLLGFLPASNDSYKPAQEDRLEGTKGDFVVTWFSSPGRTKTLDLNTIDTGKLQPDGNSTPLDYNVTVVHFAENSSDKVLRITRKLDTGDPLDVPIMDQPMWIAGAYGNSDVYLTDLSNITAGGLDTLTFKKVIILRETTKNNRKKPWHKVLQEQVRKHWIGVVIGVAGLLTVVIVAAIYLSSKRGKEKVKKVKMTFYKDDEDDEAKVAFLHSRT; this is translated from the exons ATGAATACAGCCGATACGTTCAAATTAACACAGAATGTTATCGcaattttgtcttgttttatcgtGTTTATGACTTCGTACCCTTTTTATGCTGACGCAACACATGCAAGCGAAGGACGTGATCCCATAGAACAGTTCGAGAGCAACGTCAacttcagcaaaaacttcattGTGGAATGGAAGGTCGACCATGATTCGCAAAGCGTTGAATTTTTATTAAAGGTTACTATTGATGACAAAGGATGGGTGTTATTAGGGTTTTTGCCCGCATCGAACGACTCCTACAAACCAGCTCAGGAGGACAGACTTGAGGGAACAAAAGGGGATTTTGTGGTAACGTGGTTTTCATCTCCAGGACGGACAAAAACTTTG GACTTGAATACAATTGACACTGGAAAGTTACAGCCAGATGGTAATTCCACGCCACTAGACTACAATGTGACTGTAGTGCATTTTGCAGAAAACTCAAGTGATAAGGTTTTACGCATTACCAGAAAACTTGACACAGGAGACCCACTGGATGTGCCCATTATG GATCAACCAATGTGGATTGCTGGTGCTTATGGTAATTCTGACGTCTATTTAACAGACTTGTCAAACATTACAGCTGGCGGCCTAGACACTTTGACATTCAAGAAAGTCATTATTCTAagggaaacaacaaaaaataacaggaaaaaaCCATGGCATAAAGTGTTACAAG AACAAGTGAGGAAGCATTGGATCGGTGTTGTGATTGGTGTGGCAGGATTGTTGACTGTTGTAATTGTTGCTGCAATTTATCTCAGCTCCAAGAGAGgcaaagaaaaagtaaagaaagtcAAAATGACATTTTACAAGGA TGATGAGGATGATGAAGCAAAAGTGGCATTTCTTCATTCAAGAACTTGA
- the LOC140947635 gene encoding uncharacterized protein isoform X2, whose product MNTADTFKLTQNVIAILSCFIVFMTSYPFYADATHASEGRDPIEQFESNVNFSKNFIVEWKVDHDSQSVEFLLKVTIDDKGWVLLGFLPASNDSYKPAQEDRLEGTKGDFVVTWFSSPGRTKTLDQPMWIAGAYGNSDVYLTDLSNITAGGLDTLTFKKVIILRETTKNNRKKPWHKVLQEQVRKHWIGVVIGVAGLLTVVIVAAIYLSSKRGKEKVKKVKMTFYKDDEDDEAKVAFLHSRT is encoded by the exons ATGAATACAGCCGATACGTTCAAATTAACACAGAATGTTATCGcaattttgtcttgttttatcgtGTTTATGACTTCGTACCCTTTTTATGCTGACGCAACACATGCAAGCGAAGGACGTGATCCCATAGAACAGTTCGAGAGCAACGTCAacttcagcaaaaacttcattGTGGAATGGAAGGTCGACCATGATTCGCAAAGCGTTGAATTTTTATTAAAGGTTACTATTGATGACAAAGGATGGGTGTTATTAGGGTTTTTGCCCGCATCGAACGACTCCTACAAACCAGCTCAGGAGGACAGACTTGAGGGAACAAAAGGGGATTTTGTGGTAACGTGGTTTTCATCTCCAGGACGGACAAAAACTTTG GATCAACCAATGTGGATTGCTGGTGCTTATGGTAATTCTGACGTCTATTTAACAGACTTGTCAAACATTACAGCTGGCGGCCTAGACACTTTGACATTCAAGAAAGTCATTATTCTAagggaaacaacaaaaaataacaggaaaaaaCCATGGCATAAAGTGTTACAAG AACAAGTGAGGAAGCATTGGATCGGTGTTGTGATTGGTGTGGCAGGATTGTTGACTGTTGTAATTGTTGCTGCAATTTATCTCAGCTCCAAGAGAGgcaaagaaaaagtaaagaaagtcAAAATGACATTTTACAAGGA TGATGAGGATGATGAAGCAAAAGTGGCATTTCTTCATTCAAGAACTTGA